GCTTATTTTCTACCTGTACGGGATACGGCTGGAGTACGCTGTGGAGGTATGAAGAACAGCTTGGGTCTTGTGCCCAGCTCGGGTGCTAGCGTCACTGCTTTGCCGCTCCTGACGATCCTCGATACCTCGCTTGCTGGGTCGTCTAGGTCGCCGAACATTCTTGCACCGAAGGCGCACGCCTCTACACAGGCTGGCACCCAGTTGTTGGAGGAAGCGCTACCGCGATGTATACAGAAGGTACACTTGTCAGGGTAGCCTGGTAGTAGTGCCTCGCTGTGGGGTGCTGGTCCCCCTATCTTGCCGCGGTACATCGTCCTAGCGCCGTAGGGGCAGGCTATGACGCATGCTCGGCAGCCGATGCACTTGTTGTGGTCGAGCATCACTACACCGTTCTCGGTGATGTAGGTGGCGCCAGTCGGGCACGCCATGGCGCATGGAGCGTTCTCGCAATGCAGGCACTGTATGAAGTACGTGACGCCACTGAACGGGTAGCCCTCCATTGTCATCTTAGCTGGCTTGGTGCGTGCGTAGTAGGTGCTGTTGCCCTCTGGCAGCTCTACTGCGTCTCCGGTCTGCCTCATCACGTTCTCTCGTAGACACGCAATTGTACAAGCCATGCATGTTATACAGCGGTTAAGATCTATTATCATACCCATCCGGGCCATCAGCGTCACCTCCGTCCATGGTTTAGAGCTTCTCTACTTTGACTACAAAATCGTGTTGAGCAGCTCTATAGCCCTCCTCAGGAACGACACTCTCTAATGGATCTCCTAGGAAGTTATTATTGACACCGTAGCCGCCACCGTTGCTGAACAGCTTTACCTTCACTGTGCCACCTGCAGTCTCTATGACTGCCTCTCCTGGTATAATGGCCTTGTCTACGGCTGTTGCATGAGGCGCTGCAAGTACGTATGGGTGGACAGCTTCGGTTACCCTAACCTTTGCTACTATCTCGCCATTGGGGCCCTTTAGCTTGACCATGTCACCGTCCTTTATTCCAAGCTTCTTAGCCCTCGACGGATGCATCAATACACCATAGATGTGCTTCCACTCGAGAACGTCCTTTGTCAGCCTCGAGAACCTCATAAACGTGTTTATAGATGTTAGCGAGT
The window above is part of the Pyrodictium delaneyi genome. Proteins encoded here:
- a CDS encoding 4Fe-4S dicluster domain-containing protein: MARMGMIIDLNRCITCMACTIACLRENVMRQTGDAVELPEGNSTYYARTKPAKMTMEGYPFSGVTYFIQCLHCENAPCAMACPTGATYITENGVVMLDHNKCIGCRACVIACPYGARTMYRGKIGGPAPHSEALLPGYPDKCTFCIHRGSASSNNWVPACVEACAFGARMFGDLDDPASEVSRIVRSGKAVTLAPELGTRPKLFFIPPQRTPAVSRTGRK